The Streptomyces kanamyceticus DNA segment ATCGCCCCTGTCAAGGACAAGGTCTCCGACCTCGCGCAGCAGCACGGGGACAAGATCGACCAGGGCCTGGACAAGGCCGCGAAGGTCGCCGACGAGAAGACCAAGGGCAAGTACAGCGACAAGATCCAGTCGGGTACGGGCAAGGCCAAGGAGGCCGTCGACCGCCTCGCGGGGACGGACGAGGGCAAGGACGCGGGTGGCGGC contains these protein-coding regions:
- a CDS encoding antitoxin; this encodes MGFLDQLKAKIAPVKDKVSDLAQQHGDKIDQGLDKAAKVADEKTKGKYSDKIQSGTGKAKEAVDRLAGTDEGKDAGGGATPPSPPSPPPAS